A genome region from Chlorobaculum tepidum TLS includes the following:
- a CDS encoding efflux RND transporter permease subunit: MNEGIAGRLAKQFINSKITPLLMLASLLVGIMATFMTPREEEPQIVVPMVDIYIPYPGATAAEVQERVAKPIERAVTEIKGVDYVYSTSMPDFALVTVRYKVGDSAEESMVKLWATLMKYMDKMPPGVQMPLIKKVSIDDVPVLNLTFWSKDKSPYELRRIAANVADQLKQTENIGDVEIKGGLKRQIRVQLDKQKLAHFNITPLQIARQIQSTNSQMTSGDFKDFNENIVVKSGKFLQSKEDVGNIVVGIYGASPVTLKDVATITDGPEEVNNYTEFGWGAASGEKDKSDYPAVTLTVAKRQGTDATALANKVLARIDGMKGSLIPADVTVTETRNYGETASEKVFTLLEHLVMAVVAVTIVVGFFLGWRGALVVFMSVPITFALTLLVYFLLHYTLNRVTLFALIFVTGIVVDDSIIIAENIHRHFAMKRQPRLQAAITAISEVGNPTILATFTVIAAVLPMVFVSGLMGPYMSPMPIGASIAMIFSLLVALIATPWLSLRLLKSDEGHHEEYDIKKTVYYRLFDRILTPFIDSTFKTWIAFGVVGLMLAGAIAMIPLKMVQMKMLPFDNKNEFQVIIDMPEGTALEKTAQVAKEISGYLKTVPEVKSIQYYAGVNAPINFNGLVRHYYLRRGDNMADIQVNLVHKSERSAQSHDIAKRVRAGVQEIANRYGANAKIVEIPPGPPVLSTIVAEIYGPDQASRVALAKEVKKAFASTPGVVDVDWMVEADQKVYDLVINKEKAALRGVTPEQIAQTLRMSLAGVDVGLVHMPDEIEPVAIQLRLPKADRTSLKDLSNIFVQSQGMNSLTSRLRPGMQIPLSELVTVKEKIQDKSLFRKDLKDVVYVTADVAGVTESPVYAMLELDKKIEAIKVPGGYKISPLYTAPPKTENRLAMKWDGEWQITYEVFRDLGTAFAVVLVVIYMLIIGWFQSFKTPLIMMISIPLSLIGIIPGHFILHAFFTATSMIGMIALAGIMVRNSVLLIDFIQIRREEGIGLKQAVIESAAVRTRPIILTSGAVVIGSVVMLFDPIFQGLAISLIWGGVLSTILTLVVVPLVYYLSEKKGEKKRLENMKSA, from the coding sequence ATGAATGAAGGTATAGCCGGCAGGCTTGCAAAGCAGTTTATCAACTCGAAGATAACGCCGCTCCTCATGCTGGCCTCTCTTCTGGTCGGCATCATGGCGACGTTCATGACGCCCCGCGAAGAGGAGCCGCAGATCGTCGTACCGATGGTCGATATTTACATCCCCTACCCCGGCGCGACCGCTGCCGAGGTGCAGGAGCGCGTGGCCAAGCCCATCGAGCGCGCCGTGACCGAAATCAAGGGCGTCGATTACGTCTATTCGACTTCGATGCCCGACTTCGCTCTCGTCACCGTCCGCTACAAGGTTGGCGACAGCGCCGAGGAGAGCATGGTCAAGCTCTGGGCGACGCTCATGAAATACATGGACAAAATGCCGCCCGGCGTGCAGATGCCGCTCATCAAGAAGGTCTCCATCGACGACGTGCCGGTGCTTAACCTCACCTTCTGGAGCAAGGACAAAAGTCCGTATGAGTTGCGCAGGATCGCCGCCAATGTGGCCGATCAGCTCAAGCAGACCGAGAATATCGGCGATGTCGAGATCAAGGGCGGCCTGAAGCGCCAGATCAGAGTGCAGCTCGACAAGCAGAAGCTCGCGCATTTCAACATTACCCCGTTGCAGATTGCCCGCCAGATTCAGAGCACCAACAGCCAGATGACTTCGGGTGATTTCAAGGACTTTAACGAAAACATCGTCGTCAAGTCGGGCAAATTCTTGCAAAGCAAGGAGGATGTGGGCAACATCGTGGTGGGCATTTATGGCGCTTCGCCCGTGACGCTGAAGGATGTGGCCACTATCACCGACGGGCCTGAAGAGGTCAACAACTATACCGAATTCGGTTGGGGCGCGGCCTCTGGCGAAAAAGACAAGTCTGACTACCCCGCCGTTACCCTCACGGTCGCCAAGCGCCAGGGCACCGACGCCACCGCGCTGGCCAACAAGGTTCTGGCCCGGATCGATGGCATGAAGGGATCGCTCATTCCAGCGGACGTGACCGTCACCGAGACGAGGAACTATGGCGAGACCGCATCCGAAAAAGTGTTCACGCTGCTCGAACACCTCGTCATGGCGGTCGTTGCCGTGACCATCGTGGTGGGCTTTTTCCTCGGCTGGCGCGGCGCTCTGGTGGTCTTTATGTCTGTGCCGATCACCTTCGCGCTCACGCTGCTGGTCTATTTCCTCTTGCACTACACGCTCAACCGCGTGACGCTTTTCGCGCTCATCTTCGTGACCGGCATCGTGGTCGATGACTCGATCATCATCGCCGAGAACATTCATCGCCACTTCGCCATGAAGCGCCAGCCGCGCCTCCAGGCGGCGATCACCGCCATCAGCGAGGTGGGCAACCCGACCATTCTGGCCACCTTCACGGTTATCGCGGCGGTGCTGCCTATGGTCTTCGTCTCTGGTCTGATGGGCCCCTACATGAGCCCGATGCCGATCGGCGCTTCGATAGCGATGATCTTTTCGCTGCTGGTCGCGCTCATCGCTACGCCGTGGCTCTCGCTCCGCCTGCTGAAGTCCGATGAAGGGCACCACGAGGAGTACGACATCAAAAAGACCGTTTACTACCGCTTGTTCGACAGGATTTTGACCCCCTTCATTGACAGCACCTTCAAGACCTGGATCGCTTTCGGCGTGGTCGGTCTGATGCTGGCCGGAGCCATCGCCATGATTCCGCTCAAGATGGTGCAGATGAAGATGCTGCCGTTCGACAACAAAAACGAGTTCCAGGTGATCATCGACATGCCCGAAGGCACGGCACTTGAAAAAACCGCGCAGGTGGCCAAGGAGATTTCGGGTTATCTGAAAACCGTGCCGGAGGTCAAGAGCATTCAGTACTATGCCGGTGTCAACGCACCGATCAACTTCAACGGTCTGGTGCGCCACTACTATCTGCGGCGCGGCGACAACATGGCCGACATCCAGGTGAACCTGGTGCACAAGAGCGAGCGCAGTGCGCAGAGCCACGATATCGCCAAGCGCGTGCGTGCTGGCGTACAGGAGATTGCCAACAGGTATGGTGCCAACGCCAAGATCGTCGAGATTCCCCCAGGCCCGCCGGTGCTCTCCACCATCGTGGCCGAGATTTACGGTCCCGACCAGGCCTCGCGCGTTGCGCTGGCCAAAGAGGTCAAAAAGGCGTTTGCTTCGACCCCGGGCGTGGTTGACGTCGACTGGATGGTCGAGGCCGACCAGAAGGTGTACGACCTTGTGATTAACAAGGAGAAAGCTGCCTTGCGTGGCGTCACCCCCGAGCAGATCGCTCAGACGTTGCGCATGTCGCTGGCTGGTGTCGATGTTGGTCTTGTGCACATGCCGGACGAGATCGAACCGGTTGCAATCCAGCTCCGCCTGCCGAAGGCCGACAGAACCTCGCTGAAGGACCTGTCCAACATCTTCGTGCAGTCGCAGGGGATGAACTCGCTGACCTCGCGACTCCGTCCGGGAATGCAGATTCCACTCTCCGAGCTGGTGACCGTCAAGGAGAAAATCCAGGACAAGAGCCTGTTCCGCAAAGACCTGAAGGATGTGGTTTACGTGACTGCCGATGTAGCTGGCGTGACCGAAAGTCCTGTTTATGCGATGCTCGAACTCGACAAGAAGATCGAGGCAATCAAGGTGCCCGGCGGCTACAAAATTAGTCCGCTCTACACCGCGCCGCCCAAGACCGAGAACCGGCTCGCCATGAAGTGGGACGGCGAGTGGCAGATCACCTACGAGGTGTTCCGCGATCTCGGCACGGCATTCGCGGTGGTGCTTGTCGTCATCTACATGCTGATTATCGGCTGGTTCCAGTCGTTCAAGACGCCTCTTATCATGATGATCTCGATTCCGTTGAGCTTGATCGGTATCATACCGGGCCACTTCATCCTTCATGCTTTCTTCACGGCCACGAGCATGATCGGCATGATCGCGCTTGCGGGTATCATGGTGAGGAACTCCGTACTTCTGATCGACTTTATCCAGATTCGCCGCGAAGAGGGGATCGGGCTGAAGCAGGCGGTCATCGAGTCGGCTGCCGTCAGAACCCGCCCGATCATTCTGACCTCCGGTGCGGTGGTTATCGGTTCGGTTGTTATGCTTTTCGATCCTATCTTTCAAGGTTTGGCCATCTCGCTTATTTGGGGCGGCGTGCTCTCGACCATCCTGACGCTCGTGGTGGTGCCGCTGGTTTACTACCTGAGTGAAAAGAAGGGTGAGAAAAAAAGGCTCGAAAACATGAAGTCGGCATAA
- a CDS encoding hydroxyacylglutathione hydrolase family protein, with protein sequence MSVQVEQIRTGGDRNFGYLCADKATGEAFAVDPSNSPKVLVDAAARKGWQLVRAFCTHGHADHTNGNEEFERLTGIRVLLFGDRDARLGIEVMHGASFPLGEGVVEIIHTPGHTLDSICLLAGDALFTGDTLFVGKVGGTWSEADARLEYRSLHERLMVLPAGTNVFPGHDYGTAPVSTIGHEKTTNPFLLQPDAESFIDLKNNWSAYKKAHGIS encoded by the coding sequence ATGAGCGTGCAGGTTGAGCAGATCAGAACGGGCGGGGATCGCAATTTCGGCTATCTCTGCGCCGACAAGGCGACAGGTGAGGCGTTTGCGGTCGATCCCTCCAATTCACCAAAAGTGCTTGTCGATGCCGCCGCCCGCAAGGGTTGGCAGCTCGTGCGGGCCTTCTGCACCCATGGCCATGCCGACCACACCAACGGCAACGAGGAGTTCGAGCGGTTGACCGGCATCCGGGTGCTGCTCTTCGGCGACCGCGACGCCCGTTTGGGAATCGAGGTGATGCACGGCGCGAGTTTTCCGCTTGGCGAGGGCGTTGTCGAAATCATCCACACCCCCGGCCACACGCTGGACTCGATCTGCCTGCTTGCCGGAGACGCGCTTTTTACCGGCGATACGCTCTTTGTAGGCAAGGTTGGCGGCACGTGGAGCGAGGCGGATGCCCGGTTGGAGTACCGTTCACTGCACGAGCGACTGATGGTGCTACCGGCTGGTACGAATGTATTTCCCGGTCATGATTATGGCACGGCGCCAGTTTCAACCATTGGTCATGAAAAAACTACCAATCCGTTTCTGCTTCAGCCCGATGCAGAATCGTTTATTGACCTGAAAAACAACTGGTCTGCCTACAAAAAAGCACACGGAATCAGCTGA
- a CDS encoding CBS domain-containing protein translates to MDQLITLRTLPASALMQKDYHTIKGSSTVAEALQLMKKTGESGLVVEPRNEDDCYGIVTEKDILEKVIDPGEDLHRDPWNTPVFQIMSKPIISINPSMRIKYALRLMKRTNVRRLTVMEGNKVIGVLNMTDVLHAVEELPVHDDHIAL, encoded by the coding sequence ATGGATCAGCTCATTACCTTAAGGACCCTGCCGGCTTCTGCCCTCATGCAGAAGGATTATCATACCATCAAGGGCAGTTCTACCGTTGCCGAAGCGTTGCAGCTCATGAAAAAAACCGGTGAGAGCGGCCTTGTGGTTGAGCCTCGCAACGAAGATGACTGCTATGGCATTGTGACCGAAAAGGACATTCTTGAAAAAGTGATCGATCCGGGTGAAGATCTGCACCGTGACCCTTGGAATACGCCGGTGTTCCAGATCATGAGCAAGCCGATCATCAGCATCAATCCGAGCATGAGGATCAAGTACGCGCTTCGCCTCATGAAACGCACCAACGTTCGCCGACTCACCGTTATGGAGGGGAACAAGGTTATCGGCGTGCTTAACATGACCGACGTCCTTCACGCCGTTGAGGAGCTTCCCGTACACGACGACCATATCGCGTTGTAA